AAGGCAAACACAAACCTTGTTTCATCATGGATCATTAATTACCATAAGCCTCTGTTACGTCCACCACAACaacaagagagaaaaaaaaaatcctaagaATCAAACCTTTCGTTGGTGGCAATTACTCGGTTCTGTCAATTGTCACCTTCTGGGTTATCGATTGTTGAGAATGGAGAGGAGGATGAGTTCAGCACATGCTCCTCAAGATTTCGGTAACAGCATGCAAGATATCCCAcgttagaagaagaagaatagatcgtaagagaaaaagggtttagGTAAGAAGGAAAGATGAACGACCTATTCTCAAACTCGTTCAAGAAATACAGTGACCTGAAACAGCAGGCATATCTAGATGACGTGGAAGCGGGGAAAGAAAGCGTGAACCTGGATAAGTTCTTCGAAGATGTGGAGAACGTGAAGGAGGACATGAGGGGCGTGGAGGTGCTGTACAGAAAGCTGCAAGAGGCGAACGAGGAGAGCAAAACGGCGCACACGGCCAAAGCGATGAAGGACGTTCGGGCGCGAATGGATAAGGACGTGGAGCTGGTGCTGAAGCGCGTGAAGATTATAAAGGGGAAGCTGGAGGCGCTGGAGCGGTCGAACGCGGCGAACAGGAACGTGGCGGGGTGCGGGCCGGGTTCGTCGGCGGACCGGACGAGGACGTCGGTGGTGAGCGGGCTGGGAAAGAAGCTGAAGGACATGATGGATGATTTCCAGGGGCTGAGGACGCGCATGCACAATGAGTACAAGGAGACGGTGGAGCGGAGGTACTTCACGATCACGGGGGAGAAGGCGGAGGAGGAGATGATCGAGAATCTGATATCCAGTGGGGAGAGCGAGAGCTTTCTGCAGAGGGCGATTCAGGAGCAGGGGAGGGGTCAGATAATGGACACCATTTCGGAGATT
The sequence above is a segment of the Phaseolus vulgaris cultivar G19833 chromosome 2, P. vulgaris v2.0, whole genome shotgun sequence genome. Coding sequences within it:
- the LOC137811981 gene encoding syntaxin-125-like — encoded protein: MNDLFSNSFKKYSDLKQQAYLDDVEAGKESVNLDKFFEDVENVKEDMRGVEVLYRKLQEANEESKTAHTAKAMKDVRARMDKDVELVLKRVKIIKGKLEALERSNAANRNVAGCGPGSSADRTRTSVVSGLGKKLKDMMDDFQGLRTRMHNEYKETVERRYFTITGEKAEEEMIENLISSGESESFLQRAIQEQGRGQIMDTISEIQERHDAVKEIEKNLMELHQVFLDMAAMVEAQGQQLNNIESHVAHASSFVRRGTDQLEDAREYQKSSRKWTCYAVILGAVLIVLLLFPLLTSLLPHLLR